The Winogradskyella schleiferi genome contains the following window.
ATTTAAGAGGACCTATGCCGAAAAAAGGAGAAAAACCAAATAAGCCAGAACAAAAAAAGAGCAACAAATAATTGTTGCTCTTTCATATAATATATATACCTGTCAGGTTTTGAAAACCTGACAGAAAATATCGTTAAGATAAAACCTCCTGAACTTTATCAGCCGCTTCTTGGAATTCAGTTGCACTCATCACATCTAATCCAGAGTTATCAATTAAGTCTTTGGCAATGTCTGCATTGGTTCCTTGCAGACGTACAATGATTGGCACGGAAATGTTACCCATATTTTTATAGGCATCAATAACACCTTGCGCAACACGGTCACATCTTACAATACCACCAAATATGTTGATTAAAATTGCTTTTACAGCAGGATCTTTCAATATAATTTTAAAAGCCGCTTCTACTCTAGCCGCATCAGCCGTTCCACCAACATCTAAAAAGTTCGCTGGCTCACCACCTGCTTGCTTAATTAAATCCATAGTTGCCATGGCAAGACCTGCACCATTCACCATACAGCCAACGTTTCCGTCTAAGTCCACATAATTTAAACCTAAAGCGCCAGCTTCAACTTCAATTTGGTTTTCCTCACGTAAATCACGCAACTGTGCTAAATCTCTATGTCTATACAAGGCATTGGCATCTAAAGTAACCTTGGCGTCAACAGCCATTATTTTATCATCACTGGTTTTTAAAACAGGATTGATTTCAAATAAAGACGCATCCGATTTATCGTAAGCCGTATATAATGCGGTAACAAATTTTGTCATTTCTTTAAAAGCCGTACCAGATAAACCTAAGTTAAAAGCTATTCTACGTGCTTGAAAAGGCAAAATACCAGTCGCAGGGTCGATTTCTTCATTATGAATTAAATCTGGTGTTTCTTCTGCAACCGTTTCAATGTCCATACCTCCTTCCGTAGAATATACAATCATATTTCTACCTGTAGCACGATTTAATAAAACCGACATATAATATTCGTCTGGTTCATTTTTGCCTGGATAATACACATCTTCTGCGACCAAAACTTGGTGTACTCGTTTTCCTTCCGCAGAGGTTTGTGGTGTAACCAAATCCATACCTATGATTTGTCCTGCAATATCTTCAACGTCTTTAAGGTTTTTAGCCAATTTTACACCGCCACCTTTTCCACGTCCACCAGCATGAACCTGTGCCTTAATAACATGCCAACTTGTACCAGTTTCCGCTGTTAATTGCTTTGCTGCATCCACAGCATCTTTAGCGCTTTGAGCCACAATTCCACGTTGGATTCGTACTCCAAAACTGCTTAATAATTCTTTTCCTTGGTATTCGTGTAAATTCATATTAAATATTCAATTTAAAGTTTCCTTGAAAAAGGAAATCCTTCAAGTTTATTAGTCGGACAAAAATAAGCATACTTAAAGTTTCTACCAATTGTTTTTAAAATTGATTTGTTTTTTCAGTCTATTAAACGTTTTATCGCTGAAAACGCTTTGTCCACCAAGTAATCTTCAACCACAATCGTAAATTCATTGGTTGTAGAAACCACTTCATATAAGGTAATATTTTCCCAAGCCAAACGCTTAAATATTTGATAATATAAACCTACTATTTTAGAATTTCCTTTTGGTAAATAAATACTAATGGCAGACAATTCTTCCTGCAATCCTATTTGCGTTTCATTCTTGAATGCTTTTAATATACTTTCTTTTTCAGAGGTTGAAATAATGATGTTGCTTTCAAACATACCACGCGTAAAAGCATAGAATATTTGATGATTTTCACTAATCTTTTCTAATATTCGCGAATGGCTGTGGATGAGTGTTTTTGAATTCTGAAATGTAAAATCACTTAAATTGGAACGCACCGTAATATCGCCTATTTGATTAAAGGCTTTTTTTACACTGTTTGAATTTTCAAGATTCACTGGCTGTTGATACCGTCGTAATGCCATCATAATAGCACCATCTTTTACAGGTTTGCGCAGCA
Protein-coding sequences here:
- the sucC gene encoding ADP-forming succinate--CoA ligase subunit beta, with translation MNLHEYQGKELLSSFGVRIQRGIVAQSAKDAVDAAKQLTAETGTSWHVIKAQVHAGGRGKGGGVKLAKNLKDVEDIAGQIIGMDLVTPQTSAEGKRVHQVLVAEDVYYPGKNEPDEYYMSVLLNRATGRNMIVYSTEGGMDIETVAEETPDLIHNEEIDPATGILPFQARRIAFNLGLSGTAFKEMTKFVTALYTAYDKSDASLFEINPVLKTSDDKIMAVDAKVTLDANALYRHRDLAQLRDLREENQIEVEAGALGLNYVDLDGNVGCMVNGAGLAMATMDLIKQAGGEPANFLDVGGTADAARVEAAFKIILKDPAVKAILINIFGGIVRCDRVAQGVIDAYKNMGNISVPIIVRLQGTNADIAKDLIDNSGLDVMSATEFQEAADKVQEVLS